One Nostoc sp. CENA543 genomic window, ACACCAGTTGCCATCAAATTTTTAACCCAAACGCTATCTGATTCTAAGATTCACAAAGACTTTGCGCGTGAAGCTTTGATGAGTGCAGCTTTGAGTCAAAAAAGTCTGCACATTGTTAGAGCCTATGATTATGGTGTCAGTGATCAGGGAAAACCGTTTTATGTGATGGAATATTTAAACGGTCAGAGTTTAAAAGAATTAATTCCCCTACCACTAACGAAGTTTTTAAATTTAACTCGCCAAATTTGTTTAGGCTTACAGTGCGCCCATCAAGGAATTCAAATCGATGGTAAGATTTGTCCTTTAGTACACCGAGATATTAAACCAGCAAATATATTAGTTATTCCTGACCCAATTTTAGGTCAATTAGTTAAAATATTAGATTTTGGCATCGCTAAATTTGTCAATTATGCAGCAACATTTAGCACTAATAAAGGATTTCACGGGACATTACCTTACTCTTCACCTGAGCAATTAGAAGGAGAGAAATTAGATAGTCGTTCTGATATTTATAGCTTGGGTGTGATGATGTTTGAGATGTTAACTGGTGCTAAACCTTGGAAACCAGAAACAGATTTATTTGGTGCATGGTATAAAGCCCATCACTTTGAAGCACCGCGCACGATCGCCCAAGTCAGTCCCCAGCTAAAAATCCCGACAGAGATTAATGATTTAATTATGGCTTGTTTAGCGAAAAAACCGAGCGATCGCCCCCAAAGTGTCGGTAAAATTCTTCAGGTTTTGGACAGCATAGAACAGCCAACTGATCATGTTTATCCAAATTTAACACCCAAAATTACACCTCAAGTCACTATCAATTCTCAGATACATTTAGCTTTAAAAAAAAATGCTCAAAAATTTATTTGGCCGCCAGATAAACCCAAACAGGAAATAGTTTTTCCTCATTTAATTAACACCCCAAACACATCGATTGCCTCACTCTGGCTGATGTTACCAACTCCAGAAATTCAAAAACGTCCACATCCTCAAATACATAACCGATTTATTTTTCTGTCATCACCCCATCCGATGCTGTTGTGGGTGACACTACTTTACACTCCAGAAATAGAACCTAAGTGGCTACCCTGCTACCTAGATATGCAAAGTTCTCACAATCGTCAGATGGTGACATCCCTAGTTAACAATAAAAGCTATCCACTCATTCTTTTCACTTTAGAACCGCCTCATGCTTGCATTCAAATCCTCAATAGTGAGATTGATCCTAATCAACAACAAAAGCTGAAATTATCTGTAGAACAAAGCCAAAAATTACCCCCAATGAATCAAGCAAATTTAAGTAAAAATTTGCTGAAGCAACAATATAAACAATTACAGTCACAAATCCTCAAAGAAATAGCCTCCATGTCACATATTGTTGCTTCAGCTAATCTAAAACATAATCAAGCTTGCTAAATCAGGGAACGAGGAACAGGGAACAGGTTCATTTCCTACACCCCTCTTTATGCGCCTTCCCGTAATTTATCCAGAACGCTTCTATCTTCTAGTGTGGAAGTATCACCAGTGACATCTTGTCCGGCGGCAAGATTTCGCAGTAACCGCCGCATGATTTTACCCGATCGCGTTTTGGGTAATGCGTCAGTAAAGCGGATTTCTCCAGGACGGGCGATCGCACCAATTTCTGCGACTACGTGCTTTTTCAGTTCTTTACTCAAGTCTTCACTAGCTTGATAAGTCCCTTCTAAAGTGATAAAAGCTACTACTTCCTCGCCTTTGAGTTCATCGGGTTTACCCACTACCGCCGCCTCAGCTACGGCTGGGTGAGACACCAAGGCTGACTCAATTTCCATTGTTCCCAGGCGGTGTCCTGAAACATTCAGCACATCGTCTACCCGTCCCATGACCCAAAAATAACCGTCTTCGTCTTTTCTCGCCCCATCACCAGCAAAGTAAGTATA contains:
- a CDS encoding serine/threonine-protein kinase, with the translated sequence MNPSAFASEQNAGLIANRYQLKKMIGIGGMGEVFLATDMLLGGTPVAIKFLTQTLSDSKIHKDFAREALMSAALSQKSLHIVRAYDYGVSDQGKPFYVMEYLNGQSLKELIPLPLTKFLNLTRQICLGLQCAHQGIQIDGKICPLVHRDIKPANILVIPDPILGQLVKILDFGIAKFVNYAATFSTNKGFHGTLPYSSPEQLEGEKLDSRSDIYSLGVMMFEMLTGAKPWKPETDLFGAWYKAHHFEAPRTIAQVSPQLKIPTEINDLIMACLAKKPSDRPQSVGKILQVLDSIEQPTDHVYPNLTPKITPQVTINSQIHLALKKNAQKFIWPPDKPKQEIVFPHLINTPNTSIASLWLMLPTPEIQKRPHPQIHNRFIFLSSPHPMLLWVTLLYTPEIEPKWLPCYLDMQSSHNRQMVTSLVNNKSYPLILFTLEPPHACIQILNSEIDPNQQQKLKLSVEQSQKLPPMNQANLSKNLLKQQYKQLQSQILKEIASMSHIVASANLKHNQAC